One Novipirellula caenicola genomic region harbors:
- a CDS encoding SLC13 family permease: MVTWEAWLTVIVAGSLLVCLAMRVAATDLLALMFLGLIMLAQEISGSPLLPTAEEAVAGFGNKGLITVALLFAVVAGLEFTGGTELATGWLLSKARNLFGAQVRLLVPVATLSGFLNNTPLVAALMPVVSDLSKRVSVSSSRLLLPLSYAAILGGMCTIMGTSTNLIIKDKYEQLNGAQMAFFEPAAVGVPAAIVGLIYIIGCSRWLLPERQAAVSVSDDPRQYTVEMEVDPTGPLVGRTLQEAGLRHLPGLYVAEIQRQDGIIAAAKPNEILRADDVLILVGALDSVVDMRKIRGLTIPDDQARKLRVPTWQRTLVEAVVSSRCALLGKTIREGKFRSHYNAAVVAVARGGRRLTGKIGDVRLEVGDVLLLEASPSFLHRRRESHDFYLVSTVEKGAVRRPELAWLSIGVMLAMVVAATLTPVSIMTSALIAAIAMIAFRCCTTSEARRSIDWSVLIVIGAAIGIGESLEQSKAADAIANGMLSIAGGNLGSLAAIFIATMICTELITNNAAAVLMFTIAVSTAGKLGVDPAPFVIAVMIAASASFLTPIGYQTNTMVYGVGGYRFSDYVRFGFPLSIIVFVVSMLIIPQVWPFVPVALPTP; the protein is encoded by the coding sequence ATGGTGACTTGGGAAGCGTGGTTGACCGTCATCGTCGCTGGCTCGCTGCTGGTGTGTCTCGCGATGCGTGTGGCGGCAACCGATTTGCTCGCCTTGATGTTTCTTGGGCTGATCATGTTGGCCCAAGAGATCAGTGGGTCGCCGCTGCTGCCGACCGCCGAAGAAGCAGTCGCAGGCTTCGGAAACAAAGGCTTGATCACCGTAGCGCTGCTGTTTGCTGTGGTCGCGGGGCTCGAGTTCACTGGCGGTACCGAGCTTGCCACCGGGTGGCTGCTTAGCAAGGCCCGGAATCTGTTCGGGGCGCAGGTGCGACTGCTTGTTCCCGTCGCGACGCTGAGTGGTTTTTTGAATAACACTCCGTTGGTTGCCGCGTTGATGCCGGTCGTTTCTGACCTCAGCAAACGTGTCTCGGTCAGTAGCAGCCGATTGTTGTTGCCGTTGTCGTACGCCGCGATTTTGGGTGGCATGTGCACGATCATGGGGACCAGCACCAATCTGATCATCAAGGACAAGTACGAGCAGCTCAACGGCGCCCAAATGGCGTTCTTCGAGCCTGCGGCGGTGGGCGTTCCTGCTGCCATCGTGGGGCTGATCTACATCATCGGCTGCTCTCGATGGTTGCTGCCCGAGCGGCAAGCGGCCGTCAGCGTTTCAGATGACCCGCGGCAATACACCGTCGAAATGGAAGTGGATCCCACCGGACCGCTGGTGGGGCGAACGCTGCAAGAGGCCGGGCTGCGGCATTTGCCAGGACTGTACGTTGCCGAGATTCAGCGGCAAGACGGGATCATCGCCGCAGCCAAGCCGAACGAGATCTTGCGCGCTGATGACGTTTTGATTTTGGTTGGGGCCCTCGATAGCGTTGTCGACATGCGAAAGATTCGCGGCTTGACGATTCCCGACGACCAAGCGCGTAAATTGCGAGTGCCGACGTGGCAGCGGACGCTGGTCGAAGCGGTCGTCAGTTCACGCTGTGCCCTGTTGGGCAAGACCATTCGCGAAGGCAAGTTTCGCTCGCACTACAACGCGGCGGTGGTCGCGGTGGCTCGTGGCGGTCGACGGTTGACCGGCAAAATCGGGGATGTGCGATTAGAGGTCGGCGATGTGTTGTTGTTGGAAGCGTCGCCTTCGTTCCTGCATCGCCGTCGCGAGTCGCATGACTTCTATCTGGTTAGCACGGTGGAAAAAGGAGCCGTGCGTCGTCCCGAGCTGGCGTGGTTGTCGATCGGTGTCATGCTAGCCATGGTGGTCGCCGCCACGTTGACTCCCGTTTCGATCATGACGTCGGCGCTGATCGCTGCAATCGCCATGATCGCGTTCCGCTGCTGCACCACGTCCGAAGCACGTCGCAGCATCGATTGGTCGGTGCTGATTGTGATCGGAGCGGCGATCGGGATCGGGGAATCACTCGAGCAGAGTAAGGCGGCCGACGCCATCGCCAACGGGATGCTCAGCATCGCAGGGGGCAACCTCGGTTCGCTCGCCGCCATCTTTATCGCCACCATGATCTGTACCGAACTGATCACCAACAACGCTGCCGCGGTATTGATGTTTACGATCGCGGTCAGCACGGCTGGGAAATTGGGGGTCGATCCGGCTCCGTTTGTGATCGCGGTGATGATCGCGGCATCGGCAAGCTTTCTGACGCCGATCGGTTATCAAACCAACACGATGGTGTATGGGGTCGGTGGTTATCGCTTTAGCGACTACGTGCGATTTGGTTTTCCGCTAAGCATCATCGTGTTTGTGGTTTCGATGCTGATCATCCCTCAAGTCTGGCCGTTTGTCCCGGTCGCGCTGCCGACGCCCTAG
- a CDS encoding sodium:solute symporter family protein codes for MSPGMIKVTIICVYLGMLLFLGLFSSRLFKGTSKDYMLASHSIGPFLLLMSLFGTTMTGFALVGSTGEAFSEGVGVYAMLASSSGIIHSLCFFVLGVKLWSWGKKYGYTTQVGFFRDRLESNNIGLVLFPILVALVVPYLLVGVVSAGKAIEGATRGDFPGLTENGGIPPWLTELVICVVVLIYVFFGGMRGTAWANTFQTIVFMILGIVAFYLIATNLAEKSVAEGRAHETRNGERVVRTEPPSGLFDSLHIVSQEIPRARRVRAEVTLSDQIESVEAPAQFRTREKMDPWLFFTYMLIPFSVGMFPHLFQHWLTAKSGRAFKLPVVVHPVFILIVWIPCVLIGVWATSGLINIPPPIAAEPNKVLGFMVKSLSGDVLGGFLLAGILAAIMSSLDSQFLCIGTMFTTDIVVHYAGKDRFSDRQIVLISRCFIVAVVAITYVLSLTDVAQARVFQLGIWCFSGFSSLFPLALLAVYWPRLTKWGAYAGVVTAFVTWCVLFAQSDFAKIENWSVDIPWGDEVIRTMPVATMFIASAVATIVVSLMTKPPTEATLQKFFPGRA; via the coding sequence ATGAGTCCAGGAATGATCAAAGTCACGATTATCTGTGTTTACCTGGGAATGTTGCTGTTCCTAGGTCTGTTTTCGTCGCGTTTATTCAAGGGAACGTCGAAAGATTACATGTTGGCGAGCCATTCGATTGGCCCCTTCCTGCTGCTGATGTCGCTGTTTGGAACGACGATGACCGGTTTTGCGCTGGTCGGCTCTACTGGCGAGGCGTTTTCTGAAGGCGTGGGAGTCTACGCCATGTTGGCTTCGTCCTCAGGCATCATCCACTCGCTGTGCTTTTTCGTTTTAGGCGTGAAGCTATGGTCGTGGGGTAAGAAATATGGATACACCACTCAGGTCGGATTCTTTCGCGACCGTTTGGAAAGCAACAACATCGGTTTGGTGTTGTTCCCCATCCTGGTTGCCTTGGTGGTTCCTTATCTATTGGTCGGCGTCGTGTCGGCAGGAAAGGCGATCGAAGGAGCCACACGTGGCGATTTTCCGGGCTTAACCGAAAACGGCGGGATTCCTCCGTGGTTGACCGAGCTGGTGATTTGCGTGGTCGTATTGATCTACGTTTTCTTTGGCGGCATGCGAGGCACCGCATGGGCGAACACGTTTCAAACGATTGTGTTCATGATTCTCGGTATTGTCGCGTTCTATTTGATCGCAACGAACCTCGCCGAAAAGTCGGTCGCCGAAGGGCGGGCTCACGAAACGCGTAACGGTGAACGGGTGGTCCGCACTGAACCTCCGAGCGGGCTTTTTGACTCATTACATATTGTCAGCCAAGAGATACCACGGGCGAGACGTGTTCGTGCCGAAGTGACGCTGTCGGATCAAATTGAGTCGGTCGAAGCTCCCGCTCAATTCCGCACCCGCGAAAAGATGGATCCGTGGCTGTTTTTTACCTACATGCTGATTCCTTTTTCGGTCGGCATGTTCCCGCACTTGTTCCAGCACTGGTTGACCGCCAAAAGTGGTCGCGCGTTCAAGTTGCCAGTTGTCGTGCACCCGGTGTTCATTTTGATCGTCTGGATTCCCTGTGTGTTGATCGGAGTCTGGGCCACCAGCGGGCTGATCAATATTCCGCCGCCGATCGCGGCAGAGCCCAACAAGGTATTAGGATTCATGGTCAAATCGCTCTCAGGCGACGTGCTGGGCGGGTTTTTGTTAGCCGGGATTTTGGCGGCAATCATGTCGAGCTTGGATAGTCAATTCCTTTGCATCGGAACGATGTTCACCACCGACATTGTCGTCCACTATGCCGGCAAGGACCGGTTCAGCGATCGGCAAATTGTCTTGATCTCGCGATGCTTTATCGTGGCCGTGGTTGCGATCACGTATGTTCTAAGTTTGACGGACGTAGCTCAAGCACGTGTGTTCCAGCTTGGCATTTGGTGCTTCAGTGGATTCAGTAGCCTTTTCCCGCTCGCCTTGCTTGCGGTTTATTGGCCTCGACTGACCAAATGGGGTGCCTATGCAGGAGTCGTCACCGCGTTTGTCACATGGTGTGTGTTGTTTGCCCAATCGGATTTCGCAAAGATCGAAAACTGGTCTGTTGATATCCCTTGGGGTGACGAGGTGATTCGCACGATGCCTGTGGCGACGATGTTCATCGCATCGGCGGTGGCGACGATTGTTGTCTCGCTGATGACAAAACCGCCGACCGAGGCAACGCTACAGAAGTTTTTTCCAGGGCGAGCGTAG
- a CDS encoding DUF3311 domain-containing protein: MKYLIWGLVLFLVVIHQDVWNWGNDRLVFGFLPFTLAYHAGISIAASVVWFLAATFAWPQHLEDDAMAATENEESAV; encoded by the coding sequence ATGAAATATCTCATTTGGGGTCTCGTTCTCTTCTTGGTGGTGATCCATCAAGATGTTTGGAATTGGGGCAACGACCGATTAGTTTTCGGCTTCCTGCCGTTCACGCTTGCCTATCACGCGGGGATTTCGATTGCCGCTAGCGTGGTTTGGTTCCTCGCTGCAACGTTTGCGTGGCCCCAGCACCTCGAAGATGACGCGATGGCAGCCACCGAAAACGAGGAGAGTGCGGTATGA
- a CDS encoding sulfatase, with the protein MKRLAIPFVCFLFLWTFLPVPPALAQTQTAPPNIVVIFIDDMGYADIQPFGDTKYPTPNLDRMAAEGRRFTDFVVSSAVCSASRSALMTGCYHRRIGISGALGPKSEIGISEAETTLAEVCKSKGYATAIFGKWHLGHHPKFLPTAHGFDHYYGIPYSNDMWPLHPDFLAKRRKNPAAKSPWPKLPMISATRGEGYEIVNPDIQPEDQEQMTKQFTQRAVDFIQTNAKQPFFLYLPHPMVHVPLYVSDDFKGKSGQGIFGDVVMEVDWSVGQIMNAIESINAAENTLVIFTSDNGPWLSYGTHAGSAGPLREGKGTMFEGGYREPTLMWWKGKIPAGTTCDKLCSSIDVLPTIAKLIGAEVPNDASQTIDGKDIRPLMFGEANASSPHDAFYCYYSGGELHAVRNERFKLTFPHRYRTLAGRDGGDGGTPAAYEMTTIGLSLFDLDNDVAETTDVKDKFPEVVKELQAAAERARDDLGDKLTSRKGSGLRSHGKLDAGDERLPLDWN; encoded by the coding sequence ATGAAACGCCTTGCCATTCCATTCGTTTGCTTCCTTTTCCTGTGGACATTCCTACCGGTTCCGCCTGCGTTGGCTCAGACGCAAACGGCACCCCCGAACATCGTTGTGATTTTCATTGACGACATGGGATACGCCGACATTCAACCGTTTGGCGATACCAAATACCCAACGCCGAACCTGGACCGGATGGCTGCCGAAGGCCGTCGCTTTACCGATTTTGTCGTGTCCTCTGCGGTTTGCTCTGCATCACGGTCGGCCCTGATGACGGGCTGCTACCACCGCCGCATTGGCATCTCAGGTGCACTTGGACCTAAATCTGAAATCGGCATCAGCGAAGCGGAAACCACGCTGGCCGAGGTCTGCAAGTCGAAGGGATATGCGACTGCGATCTTTGGAAAATGGCACCTTGGACATCACCCCAAGTTCCTGCCAACGGCGCACGGATTCGACCACTATTACGGCATCCCCTACAGCAATGACATGTGGCCGCTTCACCCTGATTTCCTTGCGAAACGCCGAAAGAATCCCGCCGCGAAATCACCGTGGCCCAAGCTGCCGATGATCTCGGCAACACGTGGCGAAGGCTACGAAATCGTGAATCCGGACATCCAGCCTGAGGACCAGGAACAGATGACCAAGCAATTCACGCAGCGAGCGGTCGACTTCATCCAAACCAACGCCAAGCAGCCATTTTTTCTGTATTTGCCGCATCCGATGGTTCATGTTCCGCTGTATGTGTCAGACGACTTCAAAGGAAAAAGCGGGCAGGGGATCTTCGGTGACGTGGTGATGGAAGTCGATTGGTCGGTGGGCCAAATCATGAACGCCATCGAATCGATCAATGCAGCCGAAAACACCCTCGTGATCTTCACCAGTGACAATGGCCCTTGGCTGTCCTACGGAACCCATGCAGGATCCGCAGGGCCGCTTCGCGAAGGCAAGGGAACGATGTTCGAAGGCGGTTATCGCGAACCGACGCTGATGTGGTGGAAAGGAAAAATCCCTGCGGGAACGACGTGTGACAAACTATGCAGCTCGATCGATGTGCTGCCCACCATTGCTAAATTGATCGGTGCCGAAGTGCCCAACGATGCATCGCAAACGATCGATGGCAAAGACATCCGGCCGCTGATGTTTGGCGAAGCCAATGCTTCGTCGCCTCACGATGCGTTCTACTGCTACTACAGTGGCGGCGAATTGCACGCGGTTCGCAACGAGCGATTCAAGCTGACGTTCCCTCACCGCTACCGCACGCTGGCGGGACGCGATGGTGGCGACGGCGGCACCCCGGCCGCGTACGAGATGACAACCATCGGATTGTCGCTGTTTGACCTGGACAACGATGTCGCCGAGACCACCGACGTGAAAGACAAGTTTCCCGAAGTCGTCAAGGAATTGCAGGCCGCTGCAGAGCGAGCCCGCGACGACTTGGGCGACAAGTTGACAAGCCGCAAAGGAAGCGGGCTGCGATCACACGGAAAACTCGATGCTGGCGACGAGCGATTGCCGCTCGATTGGAACTAG
- the gyrA gene encoding DNA gyrase subunit A, translated as MSVIVSRALPDVRDGLKPSQRRILVAMNDLNLGPGSKRVKCAKISGDTSGNYHPHGESVIYPTLVRMAQEWNMRSLLIDKQGNFGSIAGLPPAAMRYTEARLSAVAASMLDDLKLDTVDFIPTYDEARTEPTVLPSRFPNLLINGSGGIAVGMATSIPPHNPTEVCEALIRLVDHPETTIDEICDIIPGPDFPTGGIICGRAGIRRGYKTGRSTIVVRAKCRIEEMKGSRTRIVVSEIPYQQYRDRVIEKIAALVNGDKIKGISGIRDESDLNEPVRLVIELKRDGDPDVVLNQLYQYSPLQDTFSLIFLALVDGKPRELTIKEILQEFLRHRVTVIRRRTQFLLARARRRKHTVEGLLLALADIDKIIKTIRSSTNQAEAKKRLMEIECPASMLKRALGDGGFAQFVLERGEAENYTLTSVQTDAILRMTLGQLVNLEQEKLSGEHAALLTEIIDYLDILSSQERINGIIKDDLEEMKRRFGDKRRTEISHEELGNIDLEDLITEETMVVSISHRGYIKRTPTSVYNTQRRGGKGLKGAKTDDEDPIEHLFVASTHAYLLFLTTLGKVRWQKVYDLPQLARDSKGRAIVNLLNLSEDEKIAECLAIRDFDQAGYYVVMATRSGLVKKTPLEQYSRPKKGGIIAIKLREGDELVGAAVIGPGDEVILVTSSGMAIRFRESDARPMGRNTSGVKGIKLVGDDSVVGMVVADPEATLLTVCENGYGKRTYFGPNAPADSGDSGEAGSDGEAADSEAGEEESSASGARYRTQKRGGKGLRDIRTSARNGPVIGIARVTDEDELFMMTAKGKLQRIKAADINVIGRNTQGVRIMNVDSGDSLVAVVRVPPEEQSEEQASEAEVAGVVDGTVVASASEATDVQPPSDSSDDASDSGEPAGDES; from the coding sequence ATGAGCGTGATTGTCAGCCGCGCGTTGCCCGATGTTCGCGACGGGTTAAAACCCAGTCAGCGACGGATTCTCGTCGCAATGAACGACTTGAACCTCGGCCCCGGCAGCAAACGAGTCAAATGCGCTAAGATCTCTGGTGATACCTCGGGTAACTATCACCCGCACGGTGAAAGTGTGATCTATCCGACGTTGGTGCGGATGGCTCAAGAATGGAATATGCGTTCGCTGCTGATCGACAAGCAGGGGAACTTTGGCAGTATCGCGGGCCTGCCGCCGGCGGCAATGCGATATACCGAAGCTCGCTTGAGCGCGGTAGCGGCTTCCATGTTGGACGATTTGAAGCTCGACACGGTCGACTTTATTCCGACCTATGACGAAGCTCGCACTGAGCCCACGGTCCTTCCGAGCCGCTTCCCCAACTTGCTGATCAACGGCAGCGGCGGGATCGCCGTTGGGATGGCCACAAGCATTCCGCCGCACAATCCGACCGAGGTTTGTGAAGCGTTGATCCGCTTGGTTGATCATCCGGAAACGACGATCGACGAGATTTGTGACATCATTCCCGGTCCTGACTTTCCGACCGGAGGCATCATTTGTGGTCGCGCCGGGATCCGTCGCGGGTACAAGACCGGACGCAGTACGATTGTGGTCCGAGCGAAATGCCGCATCGAAGAGATGAAGGGCAGTCGTACGCGGATCGTTGTCTCGGAGATTCCGTACCAACAATACCGTGACCGCGTCATCGAAAAGATTGCTGCACTGGTCAACGGCGACAAGATCAAAGGGATCTCGGGGATTCGCGACGAGAGCGATTTGAACGAGCCGGTTCGTTTGGTCATCGAGCTGAAACGCGACGGCGATCCTGATGTCGTTTTGAATCAACTGTATCAGTATTCGCCACTGCAAGACACGTTTTCGCTGATCTTCTTGGCGTTGGTTGATGGTAAGCCGCGTGAGCTAACGATCAAGGAAATCCTGCAGGAATTCTTGCGACATCGTGTGACGGTGATCCGTCGCAGAACGCAATTCTTGTTGGCACGTGCACGTCGCCGTAAACACACCGTCGAAGGTTTGTTGTTGGCGCTCGCTGACATCGACAAGATCATCAAGACGATCCGCAGCAGTACCAACCAAGCTGAAGCCAAGAAACGCTTGATGGAAATCGAGTGTCCGGCGTCGATGCTAAAGCGAGCTCTCGGTGATGGTGGGTTTGCTCAATTTGTGCTCGAGCGTGGCGAAGCAGAAAACTACACGCTCACGAGTGTGCAGACCGACGCGATTCTGCGAATGACGCTTGGCCAATTGGTCAATCTCGAACAAGAGAAACTTTCCGGCGAACACGCGGCGTTGTTGACTGAGATTATCGACTACCTCGATATCCTTAGCAGCCAAGAGCGAATCAACGGGATCATCAAAGACGATCTCGAAGAGATGAAGCGTCGATTTGGTGACAAGCGTCGAACCGAAATCAGCCACGAAGAACTCGGCAATATCGACCTCGAGGATCTGATCACCGAGGAAACGATGGTCGTTTCGATTAGCCATCGCGGCTATATCAAGCGGACCCCCACCAGCGTTTACAACACTCAGCGTCGGGGCGGCAAAGGGTTGAAGGGGGCCAAGACAGATGATGAGGATCCGATCGAGCATCTGTTTGTCGCCAGCACGCATGCCTACCTGTTGTTCCTGACGACGCTTGGCAAAGTCCGCTGGCAAAAAGTTTACGACTTGCCACAGCTAGCGCGAGACAGCAAGGGGCGTGCGATCGTCAACCTGCTGAATCTGAGCGAAGACGAGAAGATTGCCGAATGTTTGGCGATTCGCGATTTCGACCAAGCGGGTTATTACGTGGTGATGGCCACTCGCAGTGGCTTGGTCAAGAAAACGCCGCTCGAGCAGTACAGTCGTCCAAAGAAGGGCGGAATCATTGCAATCAAGTTACGCGAAGGCGATGAGCTTGTCGGTGCCGCCGTGATCGGCCCTGGCGACGAAGTGATCCTGGTCACCAGTTCCGGGATGGCGATCCGGTTCCGTGAATCCGATGCCCGTCCGATGGGACGAAACACCTCGGGCGTCAAAGGAATCAAGCTGGTGGGCGACGACAGCGTCGTTGGCATGGTCGTGGCCGACCCCGAAGCGACGTTGTTGACCGTTTGTGAAAACGGCTACGGCAAACGGACGTACTTCGGTCCCAATGCTCCCGCCGACAGCGGCGATTCTGGCGAGGCTGGCTCCGATGGCGAAGCGGCCGACAGCGAAGCCGGCGAAGAAGAGAGCAGCGCATCGGGGGCTCGGTACCGCACGCAAAAACGTGGCGGCAAGGGGCTTCGTGACATCCGCACCAGTGCTCGGAATGGACCGGTCATCGGAATCGCTCGGGTCACGGACGAAGATGAGTTGTTCATGATGACGGCCAAAGGCAAGCTGCAGCGGATCAAGGCCGCCGACATCAATGTCATCGGTCGAAATACGCAAGGCGTACGAATCATGAACGTCGACAGCGGCGATAGTCTTGTCGCGGTCGTGCGTGTTCCACCTGAAGAGCAATCCGAAGAACAAGCTTCTGAAGCCGAGGTTGCAGGCGTGGTCGACGGAACCGTGGTCGCATCAGCATCCGAAGCGACTGATGTTCAGCCGCCATCGGATTCCAGTGACGATGCAAGCGACTCGGGTGAGCCCGCTGGTGACGAGTCATAA
- a CDS encoding acyl-CoA thioesterase, translated as MHCYFDVAHAVLPDEIDSQNHVHNLRYVQWTLWAASKHSAANGWDAKAAAAEGLGWVVRKHDITYRAAALAGDELVIRTWISEIDRYASTRKYLICRPADRCVLARAETRWVYVDLRVHKVVAIPDQVREKMQISQTPPMPWA; from the coding sequence ATGCACTGTTATTTTGATGTCGCTCACGCTGTGCTCCCCGACGAAATCGATTCCCAGAACCATGTGCACAACTTGCGTTATGTCCAATGGACGCTTTGGGCCGCCTCGAAACATTCCGCCGCCAATGGTTGGGATGCGAAAGCGGCTGCGGCTGAGGGGCTCGGTTGGGTGGTGCGGAAACACGATATTACCTATCGCGCGGCCGCACTGGCTGGCGACGAATTGGTGATTCGGACGTGGATCAGCGAGATTGATCGGTATGCGTCGACGCGAAAGTATTTGATTTGTCGCCCCGCAGATCGCTGCGTCTTGGCACGGGCAGAAACTCGCTGGGTCTATGTCGATCTGCGAGTTCACAAGGTGGTAGCGATCCCCGATCAGGTGCGAGAAAAAATGCAGATCTCGCAAACCCCGCCGATGCCTTGGGCGTGA
- the msrA gene encoding peptide-methionine (S)-S-oxide reductase MsrA — protein MNHRPLPSNALFSVPAAAATGLLLFALTVSQGVTPPKSVADEPSADKASESDKPTEAVATLAGGCFWCTEAVFERIDGVNDVVSGYIGGTDPNPNYKKVCTGQTGHAEAVEVYYDPNKRSYEEILKIFFKTHDPTSLNKQGYDEGTQYRSAIFYHDEAEKKAAEKFIEKLNKSGEYNRPIVTTLEKAEKFFPAEEYHQDYYRRNPTAGYCKAVVRNKVRKTNREFGDMLKK, from the coding sequence ATGAATCACCGTCCTTTACCCTCTAACGCTCTGTTCTCTGTTCCTGCGGCCGCCGCAACAGGGTTGCTGCTCTTCGCTTTGACCGTCAGCCAAGGGGTCACGCCGCCGAAAAGCGTTGCCGACGAGCCATCCGCCGACAAGGCGAGCGAGAGCGACAAACCGACAGAGGCCGTGGCGACACTTGCGGGCGGATGCTTTTGGTGCACCGAAGCGGTGTTCGAGCGAATCGACGGGGTCAACGATGTTGTGTCGGGCTACATCGGCGGCACCGACCCTAACCCCAACTATAAAAAAGTATGCACCGGGCAAACCGGGCACGCCGAAGCGGTCGAAGTTTACTATGACCCGAACAAACGCAGCTACGAAGAGATCCTGAAGATCTTTTTCAAGACCCATGATCCTACAAGCTTGAACAAACAGGGTTACGACGAGGGGACTCAGTACCGCAGCGCGATCTTCTATCACGACGAAGCCGAAAAGAAGGCCGCCGAAAAGTTCATCGAAAAACTAAACAAGTCAGGTGAATACAACCGCCCGATCGTAACCACCTTGGAAAAGGCCGAGAAATTCTTTCCCGCCGAGGAGTACCACCAAGACTACTATCGACGAAATCCGACTGCGGGATATTGCAAAGCAGTCGTTCGCAATAAAGTTCGCAAAACGAACCGTGAATTTGGCGACATGCTGAAAAAGTAA